A genomic region of Haliotis asinina isolate JCU_RB_2024 chromosome 1, JCU_Hal_asi_v2, whole genome shotgun sequence contains the following coding sequences:
- the LOC137287883 gene encoding uncharacterized protein isoform X2, which translates to MWNKISGSAAEKPVIYPEWKEFSAVDWATENRVRFRPVSCADSGRRRSQLMLTKLDGGRRHNPHAGLARHIDQLHGKKPVCAVQTLLKEPTPDKTLTPSMYTTQFEYRKPPEPRLVIFRRDKEKKAVGIVPKNNITSRTDIRDEMMLPVCESLEMPSMENPHTYFPRRKRVSTPYQEEGVFYSESHCAKVCSAPTGGARIGITNLTGKEFTRRRFVAPPRNTLTVKGFDGGLPPTDNATFQSEMMPFMRAKTII; encoded by the exons GAAGGAGTTTAGTGCAGTAGATTGGGCGACCGAGAATCGGGTTCGATTTCGACCTGTATCATGCGCCGATAGTGGTCGGAGACGATCTCAGCTGATGCTGACGAAGCTGGATGGGGGAAGACGCCACAACCCCCACGCCGGCCTAGCCCGACACATTGACCAGCTACATGGGAAG AAGCCGGTGTGCGCTGTCCAGACGCTGTTGAAAGAACCCACCCCCGACAAAACCTTGACTCCCTCCATGTACACGACGCAGTTCGAATACCGGAAACCACCAGAGCCGAGGCTCGTCATCTTCCGGCGAGACAAAGAGAAGAAAGCAGTTGGAATAG TGCCAAAGAATAACATCACATCTCGGACCGACATCCGTGACGAAATGATGCTGCCAGTGTGCGAGTCG CTAGAGATGCCCAGCATGGAGAACCCCCATACTTATTTCCCAAGGCGGAAGCGGGTCAGCACCCCTTATCAAG AGGAGGGCGTGTTTTACAGCGAATCTCATTGCGCCAAAGTATGCAGCGCCCCTACCGGCGGAGCGAGGATCGGCATCACCAACCTCACAGGCAAAGAGTTCACACGGAGGCGATTCGTAGCGCCACCTAGGAATACATTAACTGTCAAAG GGTTCGACGGCGGCCTCCCTCCAACAGATAATGCAACCTTCCAGTCAGAGATGATGCCCTTCATGAGGGCAAAGACCATCATATGA